A genomic stretch from Apteryx mantelli isolate bAptMan1 chromosome 28, bAptMan1.hap1, whole genome shotgun sequence includes:
- the KAT7 gene encoding histone acetyltransferase KAT7 isoform X2 — protein sequence MPRRKRNAGSSSDGTEDSDFSTDPEHTDSSESDGTSRRSARVTRSSARLSQSSQDSSPVRNPPSFGAEEPVYSTRRVTRSQQQPTPVTPKKYPLRQTRSSGSETEQVVDFSDRDTKNAADHDESPPRTPTGNAPSSESDIDISSPNVSHDESIAKDMSMKDSGSDLSHRPKRRRFHESYNFNMKCPTPGCNSLGHLTGKHERHFSISGCPLYHNLSADECKVRAQSRDKQIEERMLAHRQDDNNRHATRHQAPTERQLRYKEKVAELRKKRNSGLSKEQKEKYMEHRQTYGNTREPLLENLTSEYDLELFRRAQARASEDLEKLRLQGQITEGSNMIKTIAFGRYELDTWYHSPYPEEYARLGRLYMCEFCLKYMKSQTILRRHMAKCVWKHPPGDEIYRKGSISVFEVDGKKNKIYCQNLCLLAKLFLDHKTLYYDVEPFLFYVMTEADNTGCHLIGYFSKEKNSFLNYNVSCILTMPQYMRQGYGKMLIDFSYLLSKVEEKVGSPERPLSDLGLISYRSYWKEVLLRYLHNFQGKEISIKEISQETAVNPVDIVSTLQALQMLKYWKGKHLVLKRQDLIDEWIAKEAKRSNSNKIMDPSCLKWTPPKGT from the exons ATGCCGCGCAGGAAG AGGAACGCGGGCAGTAGTTCAGACGGAACAGAAGACTCCGATTTCTCTACTGATCCTGAACATACGGACAGTTCTGAGAGCGATGGCACCTCCCGGCGGTCTGCCCGTGTCACCCGTTCCTCAGCCAGGCTCAGTCAGAGCTCTCAAG ATTCCAGCCCAGTTCGTAATCCACCATCATTTGGAGCAGAAGAGCCTGTTTATTCTACGAGGAGAGTAACTCGCAGCCAACAGCAGCCCACTCCTGTGACCCCCAAAAAATACCCACTCCGGCAGACCCGCTCATCTGGGTCAGAAACTGAGCAAGTGGTTGACTTTTCTGACAGAG ACACTAAAAATGCAGCAGATCACGATGAGTCTCCACCTCGCACCCCCACTGGGAATGCCCCTTCCTCTGAGTCCGATATTGATATCTCCAGTCCAAATGTATCGCATGATGAGAGCATTGCCAAGGACATGTCCATGAAGGATTCAGGAAGTGACCTGTCTCACCGCCCTAAGCGCCGCCGCTTCCACGAGAGCTACAATTTCAACATGAAATGTCCCACTCCTGGTTGTAACTCTTTAG GACACCTAACTGGAAAACATGAGCGACACTTCTCCATATCGGGATGCCCGTTATATCATAATCTCTCAGCAGATGAGTGCAAG GTGCGAGCGCAGAGCCGAGATAAACAGATTGAGGAGAGGATGCTAGCCCATCGGCAGGATGACAACAACAGGCACGCCACCAGACACCAG GCACCAACAGAGAGACAGCTGCGGTACAAGGAGAAAGTAGCTGAGCTCAGGAAGAAAAGGAACTCAGGACTAAGCaaggagcaaaaagaaaaatatatg GAGCACAGACAAACCTATGGCAATACTAGGGAACCTCTACTTGAAAACCTGACCAGCGAGTATGACCTTGAGCTTTTCCGAAGAGCACAAGCACGAGCTTCTGAGGACCTG GAAAAATTGCGGCTCCAGGGCCAGATCACAGAAGGCAGCAATATGATTAAAACAATTGCCTTTGGCCGTTATGAGTTGGATACCTGGTATCATTCTCCCTACCCAGAGGAGTATGCTCGGCTGGGACGTCTCTACATGTGCGAGTTCTGTCTCAAATATATGAAGAGCCAGACAATACTGCGTAGACATATG GCAAAATGTGTGTGGAAACATCCACCAGGTGATGAAATCTACCGCAAAGGCTCCATTTCAGTGTTTGAAGTcgatgggaaaaaaaataag ATCTACTGTCAAAACCTGTGTCTGCTGGCAAAACTTTTCTTGGACCATAAAACTCTGTATTATGATGTTGAACCCTTCCTCTTCTATGTCATGACAGAAGCTGACAACACTGGGTGTCACCTGATAGGATATTTCTCCAAG GAGAAGAATTCTTTTCTCAACTACAATGTTTCTTGTATCCTGACAATGCCTCAATATATGAGGCAAGGTTATGGCAAAATgctcattgatttca GCTATTTGCTTTCCAAGGTAGAAGAAAAAGTTGGCTCTCCAGAGCGGCCTCTGTCTGATTTAGGTCTCATCAGCTACCGTAGTTACTGGAAGGAAGTTCTCCTTCGTTACCTGCATAATTTCCAAGGAAAAGAGATCTCTATAAAAG AAATCAGCCAGGAGACTGCAGTAAACCCTGTCGACATTGTTAGTACGTTGCAGGCACTTCAGATGCTCAagtactggaagggaaaacatctGGTCCTAAAAAGACAG GATCTGATTGATGAATGGATAGCCAAAGAGGCAAAAAGATCCAACAGCAATAAGATAATGGATCCCAGCTGTTTGAAATGGACCCCTCCTAAGGGAACTTAA
- the KAT7 gene encoding histone acetyltransferase KAT7 isoform X1 has product MPGSVVLQRNAGSSSDGTEDSDFSTDPEHTDSSESDGTSRRSARVTRSSARLSQSSQDSSPVRNPPSFGAEEPVYSTRRVTRSQQQPTPVTPKKYPLRQTRSSGSETEQVVDFSDRDTKNAADHDESPPRTPTGNAPSSESDIDISSPNVSHDESIAKDMSMKDSGSDLSHRPKRRRFHESYNFNMKCPTPGCNSLGHLTGKHERHFSISGCPLYHNLSADECKVRAQSRDKQIEERMLAHRQDDNNRHATRHQAPTERQLRYKEKVAELRKKRNSGLSKEQKEKYMEHRQTYGNTREPLLENLTSEYDLELFRRAQARASEDLEKLRLQGQITEGSNMIKTIAFGRYELDTWYHSPYPEEYARLGRLYMCEFCLKYMKSQTILRRHMAKCVWKHPPGDEIYRKGSISVFEVDGKKNKIYCQNLCLLAKLFLDHKTLYYDVEPFLFYVMTEADNTGCHLIGYFSKEKNSFLNYNVSCILTMPQYMRQGYGKMLIDFSYLLSKVEEKVGSPERPLSDLGLISYRSYWKEVLLRYLHNFQGKEISIKEISQETAVNPVDIVSTLQALQMLKYWKGKHLVLKRQDLIDEWIAKEAKRSNSNKIMDPSCLKWTPPKGT; this is encoded by the exons ATGCCCGGGTCTGTGGTGTTGCAGAGGAACGCGGGCAGTAGTTCAGACGGAACAGAAGACTCCGATTTCTCTACTGATCCTGAACATACGGACAGTTCTGAGAGCGATGGCACCTCCCGGCGGTCTGCCCGTGTCACCCGTTCCTCAGCCAGGCTCAGTCAGAGCTCTCAAG ATTCCAGCCCAGTTCGTAATCCACCATCATTTGGAGCAGAAGAGCCTGTTTATTCTACGAGGAGAGTAACTCGCAGCCAACAGCAGCCCACTCCTGTGACCCCCAAAAAATACCCACTCCGGCAGACCCGCTCATCTGGGTCAGAAACTGAGCAAGTGGTTGACTTTTCTGACAGAG ACACTAAAAATGCAGCAGATCACGATGAGTCTCCACCTCGCACCCCCACTGGGAATGCCCCTTCCTCTGAGTCCGATATTGATATCTCCAGTCCAAATGTATCGCATGATGAGAGCATTGCCAAGGACATGTCCATGAAGGATTCAGGAAGTGACCTGTCTCACCGCCCTAAGCGCCGCCGCTTCCACGAGAGCTACAATTTCAACATGAAATGTCCCACTCCTGGTTGTAACTCTTTAG GACACCTAACTGGAAAACATGAGCGACACTTCTCCATATCGGGATGCCCGTTATATCATAATCTCTCAGCAGATGAGTGCAAG GTGCGAGCGCAGAGCCGAGATAAACAGATTGAGGAGAGGATGCTAGCCCATCGGCAGGATGACAACAACAGGCACGCCACCAGACACCAG GCACCAACAGAGAGACAGCTGCGGTACAAGGAGAAAGTAGCTGAGCTCAGGAAGAAAAGGAACTCAGGACTAAGCaaggagcaaaaagaaaaatatatg GAGCACAGACAAACCTATGGCAATACTAGGGAACCTCTACTTGAAAACCTGACCAGCGAGTATGACCTTGAGCTTTTCCGAAGAGCACAAGCACGAGCTTCTGAGGACCTG GAAAAATTGCGGCTCCAGGGCCAGATCACAGAAGGCAGCAATATGATTAAAACAATTGCCTTTGGCCGTTATGAGTTGGATACCTGGTATCATTCTCCCTACCCAGAGGAGTATGCTCGGCTGGGACGTCTCTACATGTGCGAGTTCTGTCTCAAATATATGAAGAGCCAGACAATACTGCGTAGACATATG GCAAAATGTGTGTGGAAACATCCACCAGGTGATGAAATCTACCGCAAAGGCTCCATTTCAGTGTTTGAAGTcgatgggaaaaaaaataag ATCTACTGTCAAAACCTGTGTCTGCTGGCAAAACTTTTCTTGGACCATAAAACTCTGTATTATGATGTTGAACCCTTCCTCTTCTATGTCATGACAGAAGCTGACAACACTGGGTGTCACCTGATAGGATATTTCTCCAAG GAGAAGAATTCTTTTCTCAACTACAATGTTTCTTGTATCCTGACAATGCCTCAATATATGAGGCAAGGTTATGGCAAAATgctcattgatttca GCTATTTGCTTTCCAAGGTAGAAGAAAAAGTTGGCTCTCCAGAGCGGCCTCTGTCTGATTTAGGTCTCATCAGCTACCGTAGTTACTGGAAGGAAGTTCTCCTTCGTTACCTGCATAATTTCCAAGGAAAAGAGATCTCTATAAAAG AAATCAGCCAGGAGACTGCAGTAAACCCTGTCGACATTGTTAGTACGTTGCAGGCACTTCAGATGCTCAagtactggaagggaaaacatctGGTCCTAAAAAGACAG GATCTGATTGATGAATGGATAGCCAAAGAGGCAAAAAGATCCAACAGCAATAAGATAATGGATCCCAGCTGTTTGAAATGGACCCCTCCTAAGGGAACTTAA